The Euphorbia lathyris chromosome 8, ddEupLath1.1, whole genome shotgun sequence genome has a window encoding:
- the LOC136202540 gene encoding GDP-mannose transporter GONST3-like produces the protein MSGDVENPKVGENQKDSRASYPASEIQATWYSCLLHQTSVYGVAVGYCISASLLSIINKWAVMKFPYPGALTALQYFTSAAGVALCGCLKFLEHDRLDPLTMWRFLPAAIIFYLSLFTNSELLLHANVDTFIVFRSIVPLFVAVGETLFLHQPWPLLKTWLSLATIFIGSVLYVLTDYQFTIAAYSWALAYLISMTVDFVYIKHVVMTIGLNTWGLVLYNNLEALLLFPFELLIMGELKKIKREISDESDWHSFDVVLPVGLSCLFGLSISFFGFSCRKAISATGFTVLGVVNKLLTVVINLVVWDKHSSFVGTVGLLICMAGGIMYQQSTNKPKPPAPEIKAVETKEEEQKLLEMHSKNESSNGKEATESHPGK, from the coding sequence ATGTCTGGTGATGTGGAAAATCCTAAAGTTGGCGAGAACCAGAAAGATTCAAGAGCTTCATATCCTGCTAGTGAAATTCAGGCAACCTGGTATAGTTGCTTACTCCATCAAACCTCTGTTTATGGAGTAGCCGTTGGATATTGCATTTCAGCATCTCTGCTTTCTATCATCAACAAATGGGCTGTTATGAAATTCCCCTATCCTGGAGCTCTAACTGCTCTACAGTATTTCACTAGTGCTGCAGGTGTGGCTTTATGCGGGTGTTTAAAATTTTTAGAGCATGATCGGCTTGACCCTCTAACCATGTGGCGGTTCCTACCTGCAGCCATCATTTTCTATCTTTCTCTCTTTACCAACAGCGAGCTCTTATTACATGCAAATGTTGATACCTTCATTGTCTTCCGTTCTATAGTCCCTTTATTTGTTGCGGTTGGAGAAACCCTTTTCTTGCACCAGCCATGGCCTCTATTGAAGACATGGTTGTCACTCGCAACCATCTTTATCGGAAGTGTACTTTATGTTCTGACAGATTACCAATTCACCATTGCAGCTTACAGCTGGGCTCTAGCTTATTTGATAAGCATGACTGTTGATTTTGTGTACATTAAGCATGTTGTTATGACCATAGGCTTAAATACTTGGGGTCTTGTATTGTACAACAATCTTGAGGCCCTCCTACTCTTTCCGTTCGAATTGCTTATAATGGGGGAACTCAAGAAGATAAAGCGTGAAATCTCTGATGAGTCAGATTGGCATTCTTTTGATGTAGTTTTGCCTGTTGGCTTATCATGCTTATTTGGTTTATCCATCTCTTTCTTTGGGTTTTCATGCCGGAAGGCTATTTCCGCAACAGGATTTACTGTTCTTGGAGTAGTGAATAAGCTTTTGACAGTGGTAATCAATTTGGTTGTCTGGGATAAGCATTCATCGTTCGTTGGAACGGTCGGGCTTCTCATTTGTATGGCTGGTGGAATCATGTATCAGCAGTCCACAAATAAGCCTAAGCCTCCTGCACCAGAAATAAAAGCAGTCGAAACCAAGGAAGAAGAGCAGAAGTTACTAGAAATGCACAGCAAGAATGAAAGCAGCAATGGGAAAGAAGCTACTGAATCTCATCCAGGAAAATAA